From the Verrucomicrobiia bacterium genome, one window contains:
- a CDS encoding DHH family phosphoesterase, with protein MTIPLPRPDVIMTHESDLDGLLSGVLLQRLARHIFNSDVRLEAYHYNFWKQRELRERSAWVADFAFEQRMDRENWVVIDHHATETAPKTAHLIHDLNKSAALLCYELCQHHGLGSPELDRLVRLSNIADLFLEDDPDFALATDYANLVKIYQFWNLHALLNGKIEKLLDHPLLEVMEVKRRVENPLGFEWSKSNVTEISPIVGFVETIIGNNNLIVHQLLEREVTRFPVLVTLFKRPNNLVIASFRSRNGEALKIAEKLQGGGHANASGATLPKSVRNVQDGINYLRQVLNPKKEAPLNSLESLFNSLDPA; from the coding sequence ATGACAATTCCGCTGCCGCGACCTGACGTCATCATGACGCATGAAAGCGATCTCGATGGTTTGCTTTCAGGCGTCCTGTTGCAGCGTCTCGCCAGGCACATCTTCAATTCCGATGTCCGCCTCGAGGCTTATCACTACAATTTCTGGAAGCAACGGGAGCTGCGCGAGCGTTCCGCATGGGTCGCTGACTTTGCATTCGAACAACGGATGGATCGCGAGAACTGGGTAGTCATCGATCATCACGCGACTGAAACGGCACCCAAGACCGCGCACCTGATCCACGACCTCAACAAGTCCGCCGCGCTCCTCTGCTACGAATTGTGCCAGCATCACGGCCTGGGCTCGCCCGAGCTCGACCGCCTGGTGCGGCTCAGCAACATTGCCGATTTATTCCTCGAGGACGATCCGGATTTCGCGCTCGCCACTGATTATGCGAACCTCGTGAAGATCTATCAGTTCTGGAATCTCCACGCCCTGCTCAACGGAAAAATCGAAAAGCTCCTCGATCACCCACTGCTCGAAGTGATGGAAGTAAAACGCCGCGTGGAAAATCCGCTCGGGTTTGAATGGAGCAAATCGAACGTCACGGAAATCAGTCCCATCGTTGGGTTTGTGGAAACCATCATTGGCAACAACAACCTCATCGTGCACCAACTCCTCGAACGAGAGGTCACACGCTTTCCCGTCCTCGTCACGTTGTTCAAACGTCCTAACAACCTTGTCATCGCCAGCTTCCGCAGCCGCAATGGTGAAGCGCTTAAAATCGCGGAAAAATTGCAGGGCGGCGGCCACGCGAATGCGAGCGGGGCCACGCTGCCGAAATCCGTGCGGAACGTACAGGATGGAATCAATTATCTGCGCCAGGTGTTGAACCCAAAAAAGGAAGCACCGTTGAACAGCCTGGAGTCGTTGTTCAACTCACTCGATCCCGCGTAA